A genomic window from Salvia miltiorrhiza cultivar Shanhuang (shh) chromosome 5, IMPLAD_Smil_shh, whole genome shotgun sequence includes:
- the LOC130987110 gene encoding probable carotenoid cleavage dioxygenase 4, chloroplastic, with amino-acid sequence MATLILYSSFIPRNDEIRNRMNSTKFHHHRHPIIITAKSSSTIFHHLTKKLPIYQIPQLPLTSIFKSLDDFICNVVDLPLPPFLDPKHVLSGNFAPVGELPPTTCNAVEGSLPSCLDGGAYIRNGPNPQFIPKGPYHVFEGDGMLHMIKFSHGKPTFCCRYVNTHKYAVEREIGYAFVPSIFSSFNGGLLASISRFLLTSARILAGQFDPINHGLGPANTSLALISGRLYALCESDLPYAVDITADGDIKTLGRHDFGASTPFSRMTAHPKIDRVTGEVFAFEYVGTPPSLKLFRIDSSGRRRKHVAISMEKFTAIHDFAVTEKYAVIPDVQIVVNPWSILRGRSPVEIDLEKVARVGIIRRYAEDEKEMVWIDAPGFNPLHCANAWEEDGGDTVCMVASNALAVDQLLDNVDCAQLKMEKIVINVKAKTVQRQTLSPEILDFGVINPAYATNKNRYVYAGIVGELRLTGVVKLDLSLLNNEVGGDCTVASRRYGPGSHGSETFFVAREPNNPAAEEDDGYLVAYLHDDNTQESKFIVMDAKSPNLDIIAAVKLPQRIPTGFHGLFLPETDLTKLRRQK; translated from the exons ATGGCAACCTTAATTCTGTATTCCTCTTTCATTCCAAGAAATGATGAAATTAGGAATAGGATGAACTCAACCAAgtttcatcatcatcgtcaCCCTATAATCATCACTGCAAAATCTTCTTCTACCATTTTTCACCATCTCACAAAGAAGCTACCAATTTACCAAATTCCACAATTGCCATTAACAAGCATCTTCAAATCATTAGATGATTTCATCTGCAATGTCGTCGACTTACCCCTTCCCCCCTTTCTCGACCCTAAACACGTGCTTTCCGGCAACTTTGCTCCGGTGGGGGAGCTTCCCCCCACCACCTGCAACGCGGTGGAGGGCTCCCTCCCCAGCTGTCTCGACGGCGGAGCTTACATCCGCAACGGCCCGAACCCTCAGTTCATCCCAAAGGGGCCTTATCATGTATTTGAGGGTGACGGGATGCTTCACATGATCAAATTCTCTCATGGCAAACCTACATTTTGCTGCCGTTATGTCAACACGCACAAATACGCAGTTGAACGTGAAATTGGTTACGCTTTCGTTCCAAGCATTTTCTCCTCCTTCAATGGCGGCCTCTTAGCTTCCATCTCCCGTTTTCTGCTTACTTCGGCTCGGATTCTGGCCGGTCAATTTGATCCGATCAATCACGGTCTTGGCCCAGCCAACACGAGTTTAGCCCTAATTTCCGGCCGCCTCTACGCCCTCTGCGAATCCGATCTTCCCTACGCCGTCGATATAACGGCGGATGGAGATATAAAAACCCTAGGCCGCCATGATTTCGGAGCTTCAACGCCATTCTCGAGGATGACGGCGCACCCGAAGATCGATAGAGTCACCGGCGAAGTCTTTGCATTCGAGTACGTCGGCACGCCTCCATCATTGAAGCTTTTCCGGATCGATTCCAGTGGAAGAAGGCGGAAACACGTGGCGATATCGATGGAGAAATTCACGGCGATTCACGACTTCGCGGTGACGGAGAAGTACGCCGTGATCCCCGACGTGCAGATCGTGGTGAATCCGTGGTCGATTTTGAGGGGGAGGTCGCCGGTGGAGATTGACCTGGAGAAGGTGGCGAGGGTGGGGATTATTCGGAGATACGCGGAGGATGAGAAGGAGATGGTGTGGATCGATGCGCCGGGGTTCAACCCTCTGCACTGTGCGAATGCGTGGGAAGAAGACGGCGGCGACACCGTGTGCATGGTGGCGTCGAATGCGTTGGCGGTGGATCAGCTGTTGGATAACGTTGACTGCGCGCAGTTGAAGATGGAGAAGATTGTGATAAATGTGAAGGCCAAGACGGTGCAGAGGCAGACGCTGTCGCCTGAGATTCTCGACTTTGGAGTCATCAATCCTGCTTATGCTACAAACAAAAATAG GTATGTTTATGCAGGAATAGTAGGTGAGCTGCGGTTGACCGGGGTGGTGAAGCTAGACCTATCGCTACTAAACAACGAGGTCGGCGGCGATTGCACGGTGGCTAGTCGCCGGTATGGGCCGGGCAGTCACGGCAGCGAGACGTTCTTCGTGGCGAGGGAGCCGAATAATCCGGCGGCGGAGGAAGATGATGGCTATTTAGTGGCATATTTACACGACGATAACACTCAAGAATCAAAGTTCATAGTAATGGATGCTAAGTCGCCTAATCTTGACATAATTGCGGCCGTGAAGCTGCCGCAGCGCATCCCCACCGGCTTCCACGGCCTCTTTCTGCCGGAGACTGACCTCACTAAACTTAGACGACaaaagtag
- the LOC130987111 gene encoding probable carotenoid cleavage dioxygenase 4, chloroplastic produces the protein MNSNRPTIITAKSSSTIFLHHLKKKLPNHQTLKLPLTSIFKSLDDFICDVVDLPLPPFLDPKHVLSGNFAPVGELPPTACDEVEGSLPSCLDGGAYIRNGPNPHFIPKGPYHVFEGDGMLHMIKFSHGKPTFCCRYVNTHKHTVEREMGYAFVPSIFSCFNGGLLASISRFLLTTARILAGQFDPINHGLGPANTSLALISGRLYALCESDLPYAVNITADGDIKTLGRHDFGASTPFSRMTAHPKIDRVTGEVFAYEYVGTPPSLKLFRIDSSGRRRKHVAISMEKFTAIHDFAVTEKYAVIPDMQIVVNPWSILRGKSPVGVDREKVARVGIIPRYAEDEEEMVWIEAPGFNPVHCVNAWEEDGGDIVCMVASNALAVDQILDNVGCAELKMEKIVINVKAKTVQRQTLSPESLEFGIINPAYAANKNRYVYATIVSGMQFIGLVKLDLKNEVGGDCMVASRRYGRSCHGSELFFVAREPNNPTAEEDDGYLVTYLHDDNTRESSFIVMDAKSPNLDVIATVKLPQRIPTGFHGLFLSETDLINLQKPVNN, from the exons ATGAACTCAAATAGGCCTACTATCATCACTGCCAAATCTTCTTCAACCATCTTTCTTCATCACCTCAAAAAGAAGCTACCAAATCATCAAACTCTCAAATTGCCATTAACAAGCATCTTCAAATCATTAGATGATTTCATTTGCGATGTCGTCGACTTACCCCTTCCCCCCTTTCTCGACCCCAAACACGTGCTTTCCGGCAACTTCGCTCCGGTGGGGGAGCTTCCCCCCACCGCCTGCGACGAGGTGGAGGGCTCCCTCCCCAGCTGCCTCGACGGCGGAGCATACATCCGCAACGGCCCAAACCCGCACTTCATCCCAAAGGGGCCTTATCATGTATTTGAGGGTGACGGGATGCTGCACATGATCAAATTCTCGCATGGCAAACCCACATTCTGCTGCCGCTACGTCAACACGCACAAACACACAGTCGAACGTGAAATGGGCTACGCTTTCGTTCCCAGCATTTTCTCCTGCTTCAATGGCGGCCTCTTAGCTTCCATCTCTCGTTTTCTGCTTACTACGGCTCGGATTCTCGCCGGTCAATTTGATCCGATCAATCACGGTCTTGGCCCAGCCAACACGAGTTTAGCCCTAATTTCCGGCCGCCTCTACGCCCTCTGCGAATCCGATCTTCCCTACGCCGTCAATATAACGGCGGATGGAGATATAAAAACCCTAGGCCGCCATGATTTCGGAGCTTCCACGCCATTCTCGAGGATGACGGCGCACCCGAAGATCGATAGAGTCACCGGCGAAGTCTTTGCGTACGAGTACGTCGGCACGCCTCCATCATTGAAGCTTTTCCGGATCGATTCCAGTGGAAGAAGACGGAAACACGTGGCGATATCGATGGAGAAATTCACGGCTATTCACGACTTCGCGGTGACGGAGAAGTACGCCGTGATTCCTGACATGCAGATTGTGGTGAACCCGTGGTCGATTTTGAGGGGGAAATCGCCGGTGGGGGTTGATCGGGAGAAGGTGGCGCGGGTGGGGATTATTCCGAGGTACgcggaggatgaggaggagatGGTGTGGATTGAGGCGCCGGGGTTCAACCCCGTGCACTGTGTGAATGCGTGGGAAGAAGACGGCGGCGACATCGTGTGCATGGTGGCGTCGAATGCGTTGGCGGTGGATCAGATATTGGACAACGTTGGGTGCGCGGAGTTGAAGATGGAGAAGATTGTGATAAATGTGAAGGCGAAGACGGTGCAGAGGCAGACGCTGTCGCCCGAGTCTCTTGAATTTGGAATAATCAATCCTGCTTATGCTGCAAACAAAAATAG GTACGTTTACGCAACAATAGTAAGTGGGATGCAGTTCATTGGGTTGGTGAAGCTAGACCTAAAGAATGAGGTTGGCGGCGATTGCATGGTGGCTAGCCGCCGGTATGGGCGGAGCTGCCACGGCAGCGAACTGTTTTTCGTGGCGAGGGAGCCGAATAATCCGACAGCAGAGGAAGATGATGGCTATTTGGTGACATATTTACACGATGATAACACTCGAGAATCCAGCTTTATAGTAATGGATGCCAAGTCTCCTAATCTAGATGTGATCGCCACCGTCAAGCTGCCGCAGCGCATCCCCACCGGTTTCCATGGTCTCTTCTTGTCGGAGACTGACCTCATAAACTTACAAAAACCTGTCAATAATTAG